A window of the Branchiostoma lanceolatum isolate klBraLanc5 chromosome 13, klBraLanc5.hap2, whole genome shotgun sequence genome harbors these coding sequences:
- the LOC136447787 gene encoding insulin-like growth factor 2 mRNA-binding protein 1 isoform X11, whose amino-acid sequence MTTHMYIRTTKVSISNIPIQAPDADIQQLARTFGTIKECQIHEMNDTKTANITYEAPEEAAQAVNHLRGHKYFEGYLNTNYVNENGGRNYYRSRYNQGGNQGYVGYGNRNQNQSQDFPLRMLVPNVMVGAIIGKGGQTIRTITGATKAKVDVHRKENIGPEKPITIYGSPDACSDACRKIMEIMQQESNATSQGVGTPDDETGTDRVRVEGTGEDVPLKLLAHNSLVGRLIGKAGVTLKKIMQDSNTRITISNFQELTVYNMERTITVLGSLEDQCKAEKLIMVKLRISYDADMQNIMQHQSMFPGLNPMAMLSGLLPGLPNPNSRANPYNGPMSEPNALQANPALFPGILPPAAAALAMQQQMQQPQPSEKSDLWVPGGVVGALIGPGGQNIRSASRQANATIKIAPADQSAQGQAERKVSITGSPDAQWKVQWWVFSKVGQEGYAGSDVVEGYSGNNVVLRAEIPVPSNMVGRIIGKRGASVQGLQKNTSARIEVPRNKQGDENGEVPVTIVGNFYSVQSAQRQIRKVVSQALQQQQGQGPMQQRRQPGPPKHVTMQ is encoded by the exons CCGCACAACCAAAGTGTCAATCTCCAACATCCCGATTCAGGCTCCGGACGCAGACATCCAACAGTTGGCAAGAACTTTCGGTACCATCAAGGAATGCCAAA TACACGAAATGAACGACACCAAAACTGCCAACATCACCTACGAAGCCCCAGAAGAAGCCGCCCA GGCTGTGAATCACCTTCGCGGCCACAAGTACTTTGAAGGGTACCTTAAC ACGAACTATGTGAACGAGAACGGAGGGCGTAACTACTACCGCAGTAGATACAACCAAGGTGGTAACCAAGGATACGTCGGATACGGCAACCGTAACCAGAATCAGAGCCAGGACTTCCCTCTCAG GATGCTCGTTCCCAATGTCATGGTTGGTGCCATCATCGGTAAGGGGGGTCAGACCATCAGGACCATCACTGGAGCCACCAAAGCCAA aGTTGACGTTCACCGCAAGGAGAACATCGGCCCAGAGAAGCCCATCACCATCTACGGCAGCCCCGATGCCTGCTCTGACGCCTGCAGGAAGATCATGGAGATCATGCAGCAGGAGTCAAACGCTACCAGCCAGGGCGTAGG CACTCCTGACGATGAGACCGGTACTGATAGGGTCCGGGTAGAGGGTACCGGTGAGGACGTTCCGCTCAAACTGCTCGCCCACAACTCGCTCGTGGGGCGTCTGATCGGCAAGGCCGGCGTCACTCTGAAGAAAATCATGCAGGACTCCAACACACGCATTACCATTTCCAA CTTTCAGGAACTGACTGTGTACAACATGGAGAGGACCATCACCGTTCTCGGCTCCCTGGAGGACCAGTGTAAGGCCGAGAAGCTCATCATGGTCAAACTCCGGATTAGCTATGACGCCGACATGCAGAACATCATG CAACACCAGAGCATGTTCCCTGGGCTGAACCCCATGGCGATGTTGTCAGGCCTGCTTCCCGGGCTGCCCAATCCAAACTCCCGCGCTAACCCTTACAATGGACCAATG TCTGAGCCGAATGCCCTGCAGGCCAACCCTGCCCTGTTCCCTGGCATCCTGCCCCCAGCGGCCGCCGCCCTTGCCATGCAGCAACAGATGCAGCAGCCCCAGCCCTCGGAGAAGTCAGACCTGTGGGTCCCCGGGGGCGTGGTGGGCGCTCTGATCGGACCCGGCGGTCAGAACATCCGCTCGGCGTCCAGGCAGGCTAACGCCACCATCAAGATCGCGCCGGCGGACCAGAGCGCTCAGGGCCAGGCCGAACGCAAAGTGTCCATCACTGGATCTCCTGACGCCCAGTGGAAG GTACAATGGTGGGTCTTCTCCAAGGTTGGACAGGAGGGATATGCTGGCAGCGATGTGGTA GAGGGGTACTCAGGAAACAACGTG GTCCTGCGTGCAGAAATTCCCGTGCCCTCCAACATGGTAGGACGCATCATCGGCAAGAGAGGAGCCTCT GTTCAGGGTCTACAAAAAAATACCAGCGCAAGAATTGAAGTTCCACGCAACAAGCAGGGGGATGAAAATGGAGAGGTGCCCGTCACCATTGTAGGAAACTTCTATTCTGTTCAG
- the LOC136447787 gene encoding insulin-like growth factor 2 mRNA-binding protein 1 isoform X13, whose protein sequence is MPEYPSRTTKVSISNIPIQAPDADIQQLARTFGTIKECQIHEMNDTKTANITYEAPEEAAQAVNHLRGHKYFEGYLNTNYVNENGGRNYYRSRYNQGGNQGYVGYGNRNQNQSQDFPLRMLVPNVMVGAIIGKGGQTIRTITGATKAKVDVHRKENIGPEKPITIYGSPDACSDACRKIMEIMQQESNATSQGVGTPDDETGTDRVRVEGTGEDVPLKLLAHNSLVGRLIGKAGVTLKKIMQDSNTRITISNFQELTVYNMERTITVLGSLEDQCKAEKLIMVKLRISYDADMQNIMQHQSMFPGLNPMAMLSGLLPGLPNPNSRANPYNGPMSEPNALQANPALFPGILPPAAAALAMQQQMQQPQPSEKSDLWVPGGVVGALIGPGGQNIRSASRQANATIKIAPADQSAQGQAERKVSITGSPDAQWKVQWWVFSKVGQEGYAGSDVVEGYSGNNVVLRAEIPVPSNMVGRIIGKRGASVQGLQKNTSARIEVPRNKQGDENGEVPVTIVGNFYSVQSAQRQIRKVVSQALQQQQGQGPMQQRRQPGPPKHVTMQ, encoded by the exons CCGCACAACCAAAGTGTCAATCTCCAACATCCCGATTCAGGCTCCGGACGCAGACATCCAACAGTTGGCAAGAACTTTCGGTACCATCAAGGAATGCCAAA TACACGAAATGAACGACACCAAAACTGCCAACATCACCTACGAAGCCCCAGAAGAAGCCGCCCA GGCTGTGAATCACCTTCGCGGCCACAAGTACTTTGAAGGGTACCTTAAC ACGAACTATGTGAACGAGAACGGAGGGCGTAACTACTACCGCAGTAGATACAACCAAGGTGGTAACCAAGGATACGTCGGATACGGCAACCGTAACCAGAATCAGAGCCAGGACTTCCCTCTCAG GATGCTCGTTCCCAATGTCATGGTTGGTGCCATCATCGGTAAGGGGGGTCAGACCATCAGGACCATCACTGGAGCCACCAAAGCCAA aGTTGACGTTCACCGCAAGGAGAACATCGGCCCAGAGAAGCCCATCACCATCTACGGCAGCCCCGATGCCTGCTCTGACGCCTGCAGGAAGATCATGGAGATCATGCAGCAGGAGTCAAACGCTACCAGCCAGGGCGTAGG CACTCCTGACGATGAGACCGGTACTGATAGGGTCCGGGTAGAGGGTACCGGTGAGGACGTTCCGCTCAAACTGCTCGCCCACAACTCGCTCGTGGGGCGTCTGATCGGCAAGGCCGGCGTCACTCTGAAGAAAATCATGCAGGACTCCAACACACGCATTACCATTTCCAA CTTTCAGGAACTGACTGTGTACAACATGGAGAGGACCATCACCGTTCTCGGCTCCCTGGAGGACCAGTGTAAGGCCGAGAAGCTCATCATGGTCAAACTCCGGATTAGCTATGACGCCGACATGCAGAACATCATG CAACACCAGAGCATGTTCCCTGGGCTGAACCCCATGGCGATGTTGTCAGGCCTGCTTCCCGGGCTGCCCAATCCAAACTCCCGCGCTAACCCTTACAATGGACCAATG TCTGAGCCGAATGCCCTGCAGGCCAACCCTGCCCTGTTCCCTGGCATCCTGCCCCCAGCGGCCGCCGCCCTTGCCATGCAGCAACAGATGCAGCAGCCCCAGCCCTCGGAGAAGTCAGACCTGTGGGTCCCCGGGGGCGTGGTGGGCGCTCTGATCGGACCCGGCGGTCAGAACATCCGCTCGGCGTCCAGGCAGGCTAACGCCACCATCAAGATCGCGCCGGCGGACCAGAGCGCTCAGGGCCAGGCCGAACGCAAAGTGTCCATCACTGGATCTCCTGACGCCCAGTGGAAG GTACAATGGTGGGTCTTCTCCAAGGTTGGACAGGAGGGATATGCTGGCAGCGATGTGGTA GAGGGGTACTCAGGAAACAACGTG GTCCTGCGTGCAGAAATTCCCGTGCCCTCCAACATGGTAGGACGCATCATCGGCAAGAGAGGAGCCTCT GTTCAGGGTCTACAAAAAAATACCAGCGCAAGAATTGAAGTTCCACGCAACAAGCAGGGGGATGAAAATGGAGAGGTGCCCGTCACCATTGTAGGAAACTTCTATTCTGTTCAG
- the LOC136447787 gene encoding insulin-like growth factor 2 mRNA-binding protein 1 isoform X15 codes for MLDSGRTTKVSISNIPIQAPDADIQQLARTFGTIKECQIHEMNDTKTANITYEAPEEAAQAVNHLRGHKYFEGYLNTNYVNENGGRNYYRSRYNQGGNQGYVGYGNRNQNQSQDFPLRMLVPNVMVGAIIGKGGQTIRTITGATKAKVDVHRKENIGPEKPITIYGSPDACSDACRKIMEIMQQESNATSQGVGTPDDETGTDRVRVEGTGEDVPLKLLAHNSLVGRLIGKAGVTLKKIMQDSNTRITISNFQELTVYNMERTITVLGSLEDQCKAEKLIMVKLRISYDADMQNIMQHQSMFPGLNPMAMLSGLLPGLPNPNSRANPYNGPMSEPNALQANPALFPGILPPAAAALAMQQQMQQPQPSEKSDLWVPGGVVGALIGPGGQNIRSASRQANATIKIAPADQSAQGQAERKVSITGSPDAQWKVQWWVFSKVGQEGYAGSDVVEGYSGNNVVLRAEIPVPSNMVGRIIGKRGASVQGLQKNTSARIEVPRNKQGDENGEVPVTIVGNFYSVQSAQRQIRKVVSQALQQQQGQGPMQQRRQPGPPKHVTMQ; via the exons CCGCACAACCAAAGTGTCAATCTCCAACATCCCGATTCAGGCTCCGGACGCAGACATCCAACAGTTGGCAAGAACTTTCGGTACCATCAAGGAATGCCAAA TACACGAAATGAACGACACCAAAACTGCCAACATCACCTACGAAGCCCCAGAAGAAGCCGCCCA GGCTGTGAATCACCTTCGCGGCCACAAGTACTTTGAAGGGTACCTTAAC ACGAACTATGTGAACGAGAACGGAGGGCGTAACTACTACCGCAGTAGATACAACCAAGGTGGTAACCAAGGATACGTCGGATACGGCAACCGTAACCAGAATCAGAGCCAGGACTTCCCTCTCAG GATGCTCGTTCCCAATGTCATGGTTGGTGCCATCATCGGTAAGGGGGGTCAGACCATCAGGACCATCACTGGAGCCACCAAAGCCAA aGTTGACGTTCACCGCAAGGAGAACATCGGCCCAGAGAAGCCCATCACCATCTACGGCAGCCCCGATGCCTGCTCTGACGCCTGCAGGAAGATCATGGAGATCATGCAGCAGGAGTCAAACGCTACCAGCCAGGGCGTAGG CACTCCTGACGATGAGACCGGTACTGATAGGGTCCGGGTAGAGGGTACCGGTGAGGACGTTCCGCTCAAACTGCTCGCCCACAACTCGCTCGTGGGGCGTCTGATCGGCAAGGCCGGCGTCACTCTGAAGAAAATCATGCAGGACTCCAACACACGCATTACCATTTCCAA CTTTCAGGAACTGACTGTGTACAACATGGAGAGGACCATCACCGTTCTCGGCTCCCTGGAGGACCAGTGTAAGGCCGAGAAGCTCATCATGGTCAAACTCCGGATTAGCTATGACGCCGACATGCAGAACATCATG CAACACCAGAGCATGTTCCCTGGGCTGAACCCCATGGCGATGTTGTCAGGCCTGCTTCCCGGGCTGCCCAATCCAAACTCCCGCGCTAACCCTTACAATGGACCAATG TCTGAGCCGAATGCCCTGCAGGCCAACCCTGCCCTGTTCCCTGGCATCCTGCCCCCAGCGGCCGCCGCCCTTGCCATGCAGCAACAGATGCAGCAGCCCCAGCCCTCGGAGAAGTCAGACCTGTGGGTCCCCGGGGGCGTGGTGGGCGCTCTGATCGGACCCGGCGGTCAGAACATCCGCTCGGCGTCCAGGCAGGCTAACGCCACCATCAAGATCGCGCCGGCGGACCAGAGCGCTCAGGGCCAGGCCGAACGCAAAGTGTCCATCACTGGATCTCCTGACGCCCAGTGGAAG GTACAATGGTGGGTCTTCTCCAAGGTTGGACAGGAGGGATATGCTGGCAGCGATGTGGTA GAGGGGTACTCAGGAAACAACGTG GTCCTGCGTGCAGAAATTCCCGTGCCCTCCAACATGGTAGGACGCATCATCGGCAAGAGAGGAGCCTCT GTTCAGGGTCTACAAAAAAATACCAGCGCAAGAATTGAAGTTCCACGCAACAAGCAGGGGGATGAAAATGGAGAGGTGCCCGTCACCATTGTAGGAAACTTCTATTCTGTTCAG
- the LOC136447787 gene encoding insulin-like growth factor 2 mRNA-binding protein 1 isoform X10, with protein sequence MSLDRQEAPTQNRTTKVSISNIPIQAPDADIQQLARTFGTIKECQIHEMNDTKTANITYEAPEEAAQAVNHLRGHKYFEGYLNTNYVNENGGRNYYRSRYNQGGNQGYVGYGNRNQNQSQDFPLRMLVPNVMVGAIIGKGGQTIRTITGATKAKVDVHRKENIGPEKPITIYGSPDACSDACRKIMEIMQQESNATSQGVGTPDDETGTDRVRVEGTGEDVPLKLLAHNSLVGRLIGKAGVTLKKIMQDSNTRITISNFQELTVYNMERTITVLGSLEDQCKAEKLIMVKLRISYDADMQNIMQHQSMFPGLNPMAMLSGLLPGLPNPNSRANPYNGPMSEPNALQANPALFPGILPPAAAALAMQQQMQQPQPSEKSDLWVPGGVVGALIGPGGQNIRSASRQANATIKIAPADQSAQGQAERKVSITGSPDAQWKVQWWVFSKVGQEGYAGSDVVEGYSGNNVVLRAEIPVPSNMVGRIIGKRGASVQGLQKNTSARIEVPRNKQGDENGEVPVTIVGNFYSVQSAQRQIRKVVSQALQQQQGQGPMQQRRQPGPPKHVTMQ encoded by the exons CCGCACAACCAAAGTGTCAATCTCCAACATCCCGATTCAGGCTCCGGACGCAGACATCCAACAGTTGGCAAGAACTTTCGGTACCATCAAGGAATGCCAAA TACACGAAATGAACGACACCAAAACTGCCAACATCACCTACGAAGCCCCAGAAGAAGCCGCCCA GGCTGTGAATCACCTTCGCGGCCACAAGTACTTTGAAGGGTACCTTAAC ACGAACTATGTGAACGAGAACGGAGGGCGTAACTACTACCGCAGTAGATACAACCAAGGTGGTAACCAAGGATACGTCGGATACGGCAACCGTAACCAGAATCAGAGCCAGGACTTCCCTCTCAG GATGCTCGTTCCCAATGTCATGGTTGGTGCCATCATCGGTAAGGGGGGTCAGACCATCAGGACCATCACTGGAGCCACCAAAGCCAA aGTTGACGTTCACCGCAAGGAGAACATCGGCCCAGAGAAGCCCATCACCATCTACGGCAGCCCCGATGCCTGCTCTGACGCCTGCAGGAAGATCATGGAGATCATGCAGCAGGAGTCAAACGCTACCAGCCAGGGCGTAGG CACTCCTGACGATGAGACCGGTACTGATAGGGTCCGGGTAGAGGGTACCGGTGAGGACGTTCCGCTCAAACTGCTCGCCCACAACTCGCTCGTGGGGCGTCTGATCGGCAAGGCCGGCGTCACTCTGAAGAAAATCATGCAGGACTCCAACACACGCATTACCATTTCCAA CTTTCAGGAACTGACTGTGTACAACATGGAGAGGACCATCACCGTTCTCGGCTCCCTGGAGGACCAGTGTAAGGCCGAGAAGCTCATCATGGTCAAACTCCGGATTAGCTATGACGCCGACATGCAGAACATCATG CAACACCAGAGCATGTTCCCTGGGCTGAACCCCATGGCGATGTTGTCAGGCCTGCTTCCCGGGCTGCCCAATCCAAACTCCCGCGCTAACCCTTACAATGGACCAATG TCTGAGCCGAATGCCCTGCAGGCCAACCCTGCCCTGTTCCCTGGCATCCTGCCCCCAGCGGCCGCCGCCCTTGCCATGCAGCAACAGATGCAGCAGCCCCAGCCCTCGGAGAAGTCAGACCTGTGGGTCCCCGGGGGCGTGGTGGGCGCTCTGATCGGACCCGGCGGTCAGAACATCCGCTCGGCGTCCAGGCAGGCTAACGCCACCATCAAGATCGCGCCGGCGGACCAGAGCGCTCAGGGCCAGGCCGAACGCAAAGTGTCCATCACTGGATCTCCTGACGCCCAGTGGAAG GTACAATGGTGGGTCTTCTCCAAGGTTGGACAGGAGGGATATGCTGGCAGCGATGTGGTA GAGGGGTACTCAGGAAACAACGTG GTCCTGCGTGCAGAAATTCCCGTGCCCTCCAACATGGTAGGACGCATCATCGGCAAGAGAGGAGCCTCT GTTCAGGGTCTACAAAAAAATACCAGCGCAAGAATTGAAGTTCCACGCAACAAGCAGGGGGATGAAAATGGAGAGGTGCCCGTCACCATTGTAGGAAACTTCTATTCTGTTCAG
- the LOC136447787 gene encoding insulin-like growth factor 2 mRNA-binding protein 1 isoform X14 yields MSRASRTTKVSISNIPIQAPDADIQQLARTFGTIKECQIHEMNDTKTANITYEAPEEAAQAVNHLRGHKYFEGYLNTNYVNENGGRNYYRSRYNQGGNQGYVGYGNRNQNQSQDFPLRMLVPNVMVGAIIGKGGQTIRTITGATKAKVDVHRKENIGPEKPITIYGSPDACSDACRKIMEIMQQESNATSQGVGTPDDETGTDRVRVEGTGEDVPLKLLAHNSLVGRLIGKAGVTLKKIMQDSNTRITISNFQELTVYNMERTITVLGSLEDQCKAEKLIMVKLRISYDADMQNIMQHQSMFPGLNPMAMLSGLLPGLPNPNSRANPYNGPMSEPNALQANPALFPGILPPAAAALAMQQQMQQPQPSEKSDLWVPGGVVGALIGPGGQNIRSASRQANATIKIAPADQSAQGQAERKVSITGSPDAQWKVQWWVFSKVGQEGYAGSDVVEGYSGNNVVLRAEIPVPSNMVGRIIGKRGASVQGLQKNTSARIEVPRNKQGDENGEVPVTIVGNFYSVQSAQRQIRKVVSQALQQQQGQGPMQQRRQPGPPKHVTMQ; encoded by the exons CCGCACAACCAAAGTGTCAATCTCCAACATCCCGATTCAGGCTCCGGACGCAGACATCCAACAGTTGGCAAGAACTTTCGGTACCATCAAGGAATGCCAAA TACACGAAATGAACGACACCAAAACTGCCAACATCACCTACGAAGCCCCAGAAGAAGCCGCCCA GGCTGTGAATCACCTTCGCGGCCACAAGTACTTTGAAGGGTACCTTAAC ACGAACTATGTGAACGAGAACGGAGGGCGTAACTACTACCGCAGTAGATACAACCAAGGTGGTAACCAAGGATACGTCGGATACGGCAACCGTAACCAGAATCAGAGCCAGGACTTCCCTCTCAG GATGCTCGTTCCCAATGTCATGGTTGGTGCCATCATCGGTAAGGGGGGTCAGACCATCAGGACCATCACTGGAGCCACCAAAGCCAA aGTTGACGTTCACCGCAAGGAGAACATCGGCCCAGAGAAGCCCATCACCATCTACGGCAGCCCCGATGCCTGCTCTGACGCCTGCAGGAAGATCATGGAGATCATGCAGCAGGAGTCAAACGCTACCAGCCAGGGCGTAGG CACTCCTGACGATGAGACCGGTACTGATAGGGTCCGGGTAGAGGGTACCGGTGAGGACGTTCCGCTCAAACTGCTCGCCCACAACTCGCTCGTGGGGCGTCTGATCGGCAAGGCCGGCGTCACTCTGAAGAAAATCATGCAGGACTCCAACACACGCATTACCATTTCCAA CTTTCAGGAACTGACTGTGTACAACATGGAGAGGACCATCACCGTTCTCGGCTCCCTGGAGGACCAGTGTAAGGCCGAGAAGCTCATCATGGTCAAACTCCGGATTAGCTATGACGCCGACATGCAGAACATCATG CAACACCAGAGCATGTTCCCTGGGCTGAACCCCATGGCGATGTTGTCAGGCCTGCTTCCCGGGCTGCCCAATCCAAACTCCCGCGCTAACCCTTACAATGGACCAATG TCTGAGCCGAATGCCCTGCAGGCCAACCCTGCCCTGTTCCCTGGCATCCTGCCCCCAGCGGCCGCCGCCCTTGCCATGCAGCAACAGATGCAGCAGCCCCAGCCCTCGGAGAAGTCAGACCTGTGGGTCCCCGGGGGCGTGGTGGGCGCTCTGATCGGACCCGGCGGTCAGAACATCCGCTCGGCGTCCAGGCAGGCTAACGCCACCATCAAGATCGCGCCGGCGGACCAGAGCGCTCAGGGCCAGGCCGAACGCAAAGTGTCCATCACTGGATCTCCTGACGCCCAGTGGAAG GTACAATGGTGGGTCTTCTCCAAGGTTGGACAGGAGGGATATGCTGGCAGCGATGTGGTA GAGGGGTACTCAGGAAACAACGTG GTCCTGCGTGCAGAAATTCCCGTGCCCTCCAACATGGTAGGACGCATCATCGGCAAGAGAGGAGCCTCT GTTCAGGGTCTACAAAAAAATACCAGCGCAAGAATTGAAGTTCCACGCAACAAGCAGGGGGATGAAAATGGAGAGGTGCCCGTCACCATTGTAGGAAACTTCTATTCTGTTCAG
- the LOC136447787 gene encoding insulin-like growth factor 2 mRNA-binding protein 1 isoform X12 has product MITALTSRTTKVSISNIPIQAPDADIQQLARTFGTIKECQIHEMNDTKTANITYEAPEEAAQAVNHLRGHKYFEGYLNTNYVNENGGRNYYRSRYNQGGNQGYVGYGNRNQNQSQDFPLRMLVPNVMVGAIIGKGGQTIRTITGATKAKVDVHRKENIGPEKPITIYGSPDACSDACRKIMEIMQQESNATSQGVGTPDDETGTDRVRVEGTGEDVPLKLLAHNSLVGRLIGKAGVTLKKIMQDSNTRITISNFQELTVYNMERTITVLGSLEDQCKAEKLIMVKLRISYDADMQNIMQHQSMFPGLNPMAMLSGLLPGLPNPNSRANPYNGPMSEPNALQANPALFPGILPPAAAALAMQQQMQQPQPSEKSDLWVPGGVVGALIGPGGQNIRSASRQANATIKIAPADQSAQGQAERKVSITGSPDAQWKVQWWVFSKVGQEGYAGSDVVEGYSGNNVVLRAEIPVPSNMVGRIIGKRGASVQGLQKNTSARIEVPRNKQGDENGEVPVTIVGNFYSVQSAQRQIRKVVSQALQQQQGQGPMQQRRQPGPPKHVTMQ; this is encoded by the exons CCGCACAACCAAAGTGTCAATCTCCAACATCCCGATTCAGGCTCCGGACGCAGACATCCAACAGTTGGCAAGAACTTTCGGTACCATCAAGGAATGCCAAA TACACGAAATGAACGACACCAAAACTGCCAACATCACCTACGAAGCCCCAGAAGAAGCCGCCCA GGCTGTGAATCACCTTCGCGGCCACAAGTACTTTGAAGGGTACCTTAAC ACGAACTATGTGAACGAGAACGGAGGGCGTAACTACTACCGCAGTAGATACAACCAAGGTGGTAACCAAGGATACGTCGGATACGGCAACCGTAACCAGAATCAGAGCCAGGACTTCCCTCTCAG GATGCTCGTTCCCAATGTCATGGTTGGTGCCATCATCGGTAAGGGGGGTCAGACCATCAGGACCATCACTGGAGCCACCAAAGCCAA aGTTGACGTTCACCGCAAGGAGAACATCGGCCCAGAGAAGCCCATCACCATCTACGGCAGCCCCGATGCCTGCTCTGACGCCTGCAGGAAGATCATGGAGATCATGCAGCAGGAGTCAAACGCTACCAGCCAGGGCGTAGG CACTCCTGACGATGAGACCGGTACTGATAGGGTCCGGGTAGAGGGTACCGGTGAGGACGTTCCGCTCAAACTGCTCGCCCACAACTCGCTCGTGGGGCGTCTGATCGGCAAGGCCGGCGTCACTCTGAAGAAAATCATGCAGGACTCCAACACACGCATTACCATTTCCAA CTTTCAGGAACTGACTGTGTACAACATGGAGAGGACCATCACCGTTCTCGGCTCCCTGGAGGACCAGTGTAAGGCCGAGAAGCTCATCATGGTCAAACTCCGGATTAGCTATGACGCCGACATGCAGAACATCATG CAACACCAGAGCATGTTCCCTGGGCTGAACCCCATGGCGATGTTGTCAGGCCTGCTTCCCGGGCTGCCCAATCCAAACTCCCGCGCTAACCCTTACAATGGACCAATG TCTGAGCCGAATGCCCTGCAGGCCAACCCTGCCCTGTTCCCTGGCATCCTGCCCCCAGCGGCCGCCGCCCTTGCCATGCAGCAACAGATGCAGCAGCCCCAGCCCTCGGAGAAGTCAGACCTGTGGGTCCCCGGGGGCGTGGTGGGCGCTCTGATCGGACCCGGCGGTCAGAACATCCGCTCGGCGTCCAGGCAGGCTAACGCCACCATCAAGATCGCGCCGGCGGACCAGAGCGCTCAGGGCCAGGCCGAACGCAAAGTGTCCATCACTGGATCTCCTGACGCCCAGTGGAAG GTACAATGGTGGGTCTTCTCCAAGGTTGGACAGGAGGGATATGCTGGCAGCGATGTGGTA GAGGGGTACTCAGGAAACAACGTG GTCCTGCGTGCAGAAATTCCCGTGCCCTCCAACATGGTAGGACGCATCATCGGCAAGAGAGGAGCCTCT GTTCAGGGTCTACAAAAAAATACCAGCGCAAGAATTGAAGTTCCACGCAACAAGCAGGGGGATGAAAATGGAGAGGTGCCCGTCACCATTGTAGGAAACTTCTATTCTGTTCAG